A stretch of Bos taurus isolate L1 Dominette 01449 registration number 42190680 breed Hereford chromosome 5, ARS-UCD2.0, whole genome shotgun sequence DNA encodes these proteins:
- the IFNG gene encoding interferon gamma precursor (The RefSeq protein has 1 substitution compared to this genomic sequence): MKYTSYFLALLLCGLLGFSGSYGQGQFFREIENLKEYFNASSPDVAKGGPLFSEILKNWKDESDKKIIQSQIVSFYFKLFENLKDNQVIQRSMDIIKQDMFQKFLNGSSEKLEDFKKLIQIPVDDLQIQRKAINELIKVMNDLSPKSNLRKRKRSQNLFRGRRAST; the protein is encoded by the exons ATGAAATATACAAGCTATTTCTTAGCTTTACTGCTCTGTGGGCTTTTGGGTTTTTCTGGTTCTTATGGCCAGGGCCAATTTTttagagaaatagaaaacttaAAGGAGTATTTT aatGCAAGTAGCCCAGATGTAGCTAAGGGTGGGCCTCTCTTCTCAGAAATTTTGAAGAATTGGAAAGAT GAAAGTGACAAAAAAATTATTCAGAGCCAAATTGTCTCCTTCTACTTCAAACTCTTTGAAAACCTCAAAGATAACCAGGTCATTCAAAGGAGCATGGATATCATCAAGCAAGACATGTTTCAGAAGTTCTTGAATGGCAGCTCTGAGAAACTGGAGGACTTCAAAAAGCTGATTCAAATTCCG GTGGATGATCTGCAGATCCAGCGCAAAGCCATAAATGAACTCATCAAAGTGATGAATGACCTGTCACCAAAATCTAACCTCAGAAAGCGGAAGAGAAGTCAGAATCTCTTTCGAGGCCGGAGAGCATCAATGTAA